In bacterium, the genomic stretch TTGTGAAAAATACATAAAAAAATGTATATTAAAAATCTTGTTAAGGAGGGCGGCATGATTAATACTATTCAGGGCCAACTTAAGGCAGAAGGCAAAAAATTCGGAATAGTGGTAAGCAGGTTCAATGAATTTATTACTACGCGTCTGTTAGAAGGATCTTTTGACTGTATAAACAGACACGGGGGGGAGGAGGAAAATATCACAGTTGTCTGGGTGCCGGGATCATTTGAAATACCTACTGTTGCAAAAAAAATGGCTGAATCCGGTAATTATGATGCTGTTTTATGCCTTGC encodes the following:
- a CDS encoding 6,7-dimethyl-8-ribityllumazine synthase, whose product is MNTIQGQLKAEGKKFGIVVSRFNEFITTRLLEGSFDCINRHGGEEENITVVWVPGSFEIPTVAKKMAESGNYDAVLCLAAVIRGGTPHFQYVASEVTKGVAQIGMQTGIPTIFGVLTTDTIDEAIERAGTKNGNKGWQAALSAIEMADLIGRI